In Excalfactoria chinensis isolate bCotChi1 chromosome 3, bCotChi1.hap2, whole genome shotgun sequence, one DNA window encodes the following:
- the GFRAL gene encoding GDNF family receptor alpha-like isoform X2: MDALPCLVLLMYFTSTCTAQTTDCLRFSKQCMNVANGCESVWTMVEDICSISGNRCKAEDAIGCNRIIQALADKYPGFKNCVCTPDGPCSITATLRNRCSVDKEYLESSSRSDAELSLRHHMKPQSQRHPNESEKDCNIAKRFCQEDPYCSSVYKSFQRACRAEAAKCSVGSQECMSAWNELRKTVLGECKCSEPLQRRCLKIWKRIFSNPCLQYSQGNQDSVASENGDEDDDDGDDHDKNQDTDTDNISLETKLQWSLSSLSKQAYTANRSCLDVNMDCVEDEVCNKQLSLYLKVCSNKKCNMEECQAAMRFFYHNMPFEVAQMMTFCDCIQPDESCHSAKELLHGKPCAITSSPLPSCLRVIHMCEENESCRKKYKTFWAKCWRHVTKECYDDEACLETLIKDDMPCSATADCKAAYISNWGTVLRVECTCQNSPPAEQSLCKLFHHMLHSTSCFSQLRQISVTKGFHWMNTEIPGEKLSRTQLHSSSIDGETVYIIAYSSCIVLILGIVLLTLLKIRDCRTKHESRSPSPDHSSETFMVHYKSHR, translated from the exons TGCTTCTCATGTACTTCACAAGTACATGTACTGCCCAGACTACTGATTGCCTACGCTTCAGTAAGCAATGTATGAATGTCGCAAATGGGTGTGAGAGTGTCTGGACGATGGTTGAAGATATCTGCAGTATTTCAG GTAATAGATGCAAGGCAGAAGATGCAATTGGCTGTAATAGAATCATCCAGGCACTGGCTGACAAATATCCAGGATTCAAAAACTGTGTCTGCACTCCAGATGGtccctgcagcatcacagctaCACTCAGGAATCGATGCAGTGTTGACAAAG AGTATTTGGAAAGTTCCTCAAGATCTGATGCTGAGCTGAGTCTTAGGCATCACATGAAGCCCCAAAGCCAAAGACACCCCAATGAATCAGAAAAGGACTGCAACATTGCGAAAAGATTCTGTCAAGAGGATCCGTACTGTTCTTCAGTGTATAAGAGCTTCCAGCGAGCATGCAGGGCAGAGGCAGCAAAATGTAGTGTGGGCAGCCAGGAATGTATGTCAGCATGGAATGAActgagaaaaacagtgctgggaGAGTGCAAGTGCTCAGAGCCACTTCAAAGGAGATGCCttaaaatatggaaaagaaTATTTAGCAACCCTTGTTTGCAATACTCTCAAGGGAACCAAGATTCAGTAGCTAGTGAAAATggtgatgaagatgatgatgatggtgatgatcATGATAAAAATCAGGACACTGACACAG acAACATTAGTTTGGAAACCAAGTTACAATGGAGTTTATCATCTCTTTCCAAGCAAG CATATACAGCAAACAGATCCTGTTTGGATGTGAACATGGACTGTGTTGAAGATGAAGTATGTAACAAACAGTTGTCCCTGTACCTCAAGGTCTGTTCAAATAAGAAGTGCAACATGGAAGAATGCCAGGCAGCCATGAGGTTCTTCTATCACAACATGCCTTTTGAAGTTGCCCAAATGATGACATTTTGTGATTGCATCCAGCCTGATGAATCCTGCCACAGTGCCAAAGAACTTCTTCATGGCAAGCCCTGTGCAATTACTTCATCTCCACTCCCGTCATGTCTAAGAGTAATTCACATGTGTGAGGAAAATGAATCATGCAG gaaaaaatacaaaacttttTGGGCCAAATGTTGGAGACACGTCACCAAAGAATGCTATGATGATGAAGCTTGTCTTGAAACTTTAATCAAAGACGACATGCCCTGTTCTGCAACTGCTGATTGCAAAGCAGCCTACATCAGCAACTGGGGCACAGTGCTGCGTGTAGAATGCACCTGTCAGAATTCACCACCAGCAGAACAGTCGCTGTGCAAGCTCTTCCATCACATGCTTCACAGCACATCCTGCTTCAGTCAGTTAC GTCAAATTTCAGTTACAAAAGGTTTTCATTGGATGAATACAGAAATACCAGGAGAAAAGCTTTCCAGAACACAGCTGCATTCATCTTCAATTGATG GTGAAACAGTCTACATTATTGCCTATTCCTCCTGCATAGTTCTCATCCTAGGAATAGTCCTGTTGACTCTCCTAAAGATCAG agacTGCAGAACAAAACACGAGTCAAGAAGTCCCTCGCCAGATCATTCTTCTGAAACATTTATGGTCCATTATAAAAGTCACAGATGA
- the GFRAL gene encoding GDNF family receptor alpha-like isoform X3 → MDALPCLVLLMYFTSTCTAQTTDCLRFSKQCMNVANGCESVWTMVEDICSISGNRCKAEDAIGCNRIIQALADKYPGFKNCVCTPDGPCSITATLRNRCSVDKEYLESSSRSDAELSLRHHMKPQSQRHPNESEKDCNIAKRFCQEDPYCSSVYKSFQRACRAEAAKCSVGSQECMSAWNELRKTVLGECKCSEPLQRRCLKIWKRIFSNPCLQYSQGNQDSVASENGDEDDDDGDDHDKNQDTDTDNISLETKLQWSLSSLSKQAYTANRSCLDVNMDCVEDEVCNKQLSLYLKVCSNKKCNMEECQAAMRFFYHNMPFEVAQMMTFCDCIQPDESCHSAKELLHGKPCAITSSPLPSCLRVIHMCEENESCRKKYKTFWAKCWRHVTKECYDDEACLETLIKDDMPCSATADCKAAYISNWGTVLRVECTCQNSPPAEQSLCKLFHHMLHSTSCFSQLRQISVTKGFHWMNTEIPGEKLSRTQLHSSSIDGETVYIIAYSSCIVLILGIVLLTLLKIRCFIKK, encoded by the exons TGCTTCTCATGTACTTCACAAGTACATGTACTGCCCAGACTACTGATTGCCTACGCTTCAGTAAGCAATGTATGAATGTCGCAAATGGGTGTGAGAGTGTCTGGACGATGGTTGAAGATATCTGCAGTATTTCAG GTAATAGATGCAAGGCAGAAGATGCAATTGGCTGTAATAGAATCATCCAGGCACTGGCTGACAAATATCCAGGATTCAAAAACTGTGTCTGCACTCCAGATGGtccctgcagcatcacagctaCACTCAGGAATCGATGCAGTGTTGACAAAG AGTATTTGGAAAGTTCCTCAAGATCTGATGCTGAGCTGAGTCTTAGGCATCACATGAAGCCCCAAAGCCAAAGACACCCCAATGAATCAGAAAAGGACTGCAACATTGCGAAAAGATTCTGTCAAGAGGATCCGTACTGTTCTTCAGTGTATAAGAGCTTCCAGCGAGCATGCAGGGCAGAGGCAGCAAAATGTAGTGTGGGCAGCCAGGAATGTATGTCAGCATGGAATGAActgagaaaaacagtgctgggaGAGTGCAAGTGCTCAGAGCCACTTCAAAGGAGATGCCttaaaatatggaaaagaaTATTTAGCAACCCTTGTTTGCAATACTCTCAAGGGAACCAAGATTCAGTAGCTAGTGAAAATggtgatgaagatgatgatgatggtgatgatcATGATAAAAATCAGGACACTGACACAG acAACATTAGTTTGGAAACCAAGTTACAATGGAGTTTATCATCTCTTTCCAAGCAAG CATATACAGCAAACAGATCCTGTTTGGATGTGAACATGGACTGTGTTGAAGATGAAGTATGTAACAAACAGTTGTCCCTGTACCTCAAGGTCTGTTCAAATAAGAAGTGCAACATGGAAGAATGCCAGGCAGCCATGAGGTTCTTCTATCACAACATGCCTTTTGAAGTTGCCCAAATGATGACATTTTGTGATTGCATCCAGCCTGATGAATCCTGCCACAGTGCCAAAGAACTTCTTCATGGCAAGCCCTGTGCAATTACTTCATCTCCACTCCCGTCATGTCTAAGAGTAATTCACATGTGTGAGGAAAATGAATCATGCAG gaaaaaatacaaaacttttTGGGCCAAATGTTGGAGACACGTCACCAAAGAATGCTATGATGATGAAGCTTGTCTTGAAACTTTAATCAAAGACGACATGCCCTGTTCTGCAACTGCTGATTGCAAAGCAGCCTACATCAGCAACTGGGGCACAGTGCTGCGTGTAGAATGCACCTGTCAGAATTCACCACCAGCAGAACAGTCGCTGTGCAAGCTCTTCCATCACATGCTTCACAGCACATCCTGCTTCAGTCAGTTAC GTCAAATTTCAGTTACAAAAGGTTTTCATTGGATGAATACAGAAATACCAGGAGAAAAGCTTTCCAGAACACAGCTGCATTCATCTTCAATTGATG GTGAAACAGTCTACATTATTGCCTATTCCTCCTGCATAGTTCTCATCCTAGGAATAGTCCTGTTGACTCTCCTAAAGATCAG ATGCTTCATAAAGAAATGA
- the GFRAL gene encoding GDNF family receptor alpha-like isoform X1, translating into MDALPCLVLLMYFTSTCTAQTTDCLRFSKQCMNVANGCESVWTMVEDICSISGNRCKAEDAIGCNRIIQALADKYPGFKNCVCTPDGPCSITATLRNRCSVDKEYLESSSRSDAELSLRHHMKPQSQRHPNESEKDCNIAKRFCQEDPYCSSVYKSFQRACRAEAAKCSVGSQECMSAWNELRKTVLGECKCSEPLQRRCLKIWKRIFSNPCLQYSQGNQDSVASENGDEDDDDGDDHDKNQDTDTDNISLETKLQWSLSSLSKQAYTANRSCLDVNMDCVEDEVCNKQLSLYLKVCSNKKCNMEECQAAMRFFYHNMPFEVAQMMTFCDCIQPDESCHSAKELLHGKPCAITSSPLPSCLRVIHMCEENESCRKKYKTFWAKCWRHVTKECYDDEACLETLIKDDMPCSATADCKAAYISNWGTVLRVECTCQNSPPAEQSLCKLFHHMLHSTSCFSQLRQISVTKGFHWMNTEIPGEKLSRTQLHSSSIDETAEQNTSQEVPRQIILLKHLWSIIKVTDELLCCLCFLRLLLKASLLYICGNKIYIRKLTINYGIL; encoded by the exons TGCTTCTCATGTACTTCACAAGTACATGTACTGCCCAGACTACTGATTGCCTACGCTTCAGTAAGCAATGTATGAATGTCGCAAATGGGTGTGAGAGTGTCTGGACGATGGTTGAAGATATCTGCAGTATTTCAG GTAATAGATGCAAGGCAGAAGATGCAATTGGCTGTAATAGAATCATCCAGGCACTGGCTGACAAATATCCAGGATTCAAAAACTGTGTCTGCACTCCAGATGGtccctgcagcatcacagctaCACTCAGGAATCGATGCAGTGTTGACAAAG AGTATTTGGAAAGTTCCTCAAGATCTGATGCTGAGCTGAGTCTTAGGCATCACATGAAGCCCCAAAGCCAAAGACACCCCAATGAATCAGAAAAGGACTGCAACATTGCGAAAAGATTCTGTCAAGAGGATCCGTACTGTTCTTCAGTGTATAAGAGCTTCCAGCGAGCATGCAGGGCAGAGGCAGCAAAATGTAGTGTGGGCAGCCAGGAATGTATGTCAGCATGGAATGAActgagaaaaacagtgctgggaGAGTGCAAGTGCTCAGAGCCACTTCAAAGGAGATGCCttaaaatatggaaaagaaTATTTAGCAACCCTTGTTTGCAATACTCTCAAGGGAACCAAGATTCAGTAGCTAGTGAAAATggtgatgaagatgatgatgatggtgatgatcATGATAAAAATCAGGACACTGACACAG acAACATTAGTTTGGAAACCAAGTTACAATGGAGTTTATCATCTCTTTCCAAGCAAG CATATACAGCAAACAGATCCTGTTTGGATGTGAACATGGACTGTGTTGAAGATGAAGTATGTAACAAACAGTTGTCCCTGTACCTCAAGGTCTGTTCAAATAAGAAGTGCAACATGGAAGAATGCCAGGCAGCCATGAGGTTCTTCTATCACAACATGCCTTTTGAAGTTGCCCAAATGATGACATTTTGTGATTGCATCCAGCCTGATGAATCCTGCCACAGTGCCAAAGAACTTCTTCATGGCAAGCCCTGTGCAATTACTTCATCTCCACTCCCGTCATGTCTAAGAGTAATTCACATGTGTGAGGAAAATGAATCATGCAG gaaaaaatacaaaacttttTGGGCCAAATGTTGGAGACACGTCACCAAAGAATGCTATGATGATGAAGCTTGTCTTGAAACTTTAATCAAAGACGACATGCCCTGTTCTGCAACTGCTGATTGCAAAGCAGCCTACATCAGCAACTGGGGCACAGTGCTGCGTGTAGAATGCACCTGTCAGAATTCACCACCAGCAGAACAGTCGCTGTGCAAGCTCTTCCATCACATGCTTCACAGCACATCCTGCTTCAGTCAGTTAC GTCAAATTTCAGTTACAAAAGGTTTTCATTGGATGAATACAGAAATACCAGGAGAAAAGCTTTCCAGAACACAGCTGCATTCATCTTCAATTGATG agacTGCAGAACAAAACACGAGTCAAGAAGTCCCTCGCCAGATCATTCTTCTGAAACATTTATGGTCCATTATAAAAGTCACAGATGAACTACTTTGTTGCTTATGCTTTTTAAGGCTACTCTTGAAAGCCAGCCTGTTGTACATATGCggtaataaaatatatattagaaaACTTACTATAAATTACGGTATTTTGTAG